CTCTAATTATTAACAACTTCTTTATTATAACAGCCTGAGTTTATTCGGCTGACATCACAGATCAAACCAgctatttgtctctttttctgtttgagtGTAAAAACTTAaatgtgtctgttgtgtttttttctcctctgcagaAACACGGAATAAAGACAAAGACGacgttttaaaatgttaatgtgcaTAAAAATAGCTTTATTTTCCAATAATAAATCAAGAACCTGCATTGCAGAAACCAATGATTCATTGGCTTCTCCACTTCTCCATCGGTGATTCACATGTGGTGTTTGTGACaataagcagcagaaaacatTACGTATCTCTCTCATGTTGACCGAACACCTGGAGCTTATCATCAGCTCACGTCATTCTgctttttactttgtttaaatCTAATCAGTAGCTTCTGTATGAGGCCGAGGTCAGCTGACTGTATCTTCATGAGGagatattcttgttttttttagggagTTAAAAACCTTGAAGAAGTTTCAAAATGTCTCTgagtgtgaaaataaaaacattttagcaGATTTATCTTATTTAGGcttcaataaaatgtttaaaaagcaaCATAACGAGCTGATAATGAGCTCCGATGTTTTCCCGCCAACATGACACAACTTCCCCTGAACAACGAGATGAACACCGTCCACACGAGCGATCCTTCTacgaacaaaaaaacaacataaatacaaaaagaaaagcaaaaaaaaaaacaacaaataataaaaagtctaaaaagataataatagaaactcttacaaaataaaaagtttcaAAAACTATTTgcctctgaaaaaaaaacaatctcaaaCTAGTGtatataaaacttttttttttttaaatcacatataCAACAGCTTAAAAAGGGGGAAACACCCCAAACCTGAAAGAAGGcaataaaataatttgacagttaaattaatacaaaaaaaaaagggaacgaGTTGATCTACTGGaggaaaattaaaattaaaattaaaattaaaaataaaattaaaattaaaattaaaattaaaattaaaattaaaattaaaattaaaattaaagttaatgaaataaaaatgaaataaaaatttaaaaaaaataaaataaaattaaaataaaataaaattcaaataaaaaaaaataaataaataaaaataaaatgaaataaaaatgaaataaaaatgaaataaaaatgaaataaaatttaattaaaaaataaaaaaataaaaaaataaaaaaattaaaaataaaataaaaacactggagAACAACAGAGGAGGTGAGTTAGTGTTAGCATCGGtatcaaaaaaacacatttacagtaaatcacATGACCGTTACTGCAGCAGGCGGGGGGGGGGattggtgggggggggggcaggagaAACAATTTGGCATTTAAATATTTGGTAGATTATTTTTCCAAGTAccaagatcttttttttttttcttgaattttatacatttttttaaaccttgtGAGTATTTACAGATCCTCGGCAGCGCagtgagagctgctgctgctgctgctgatactGCCTTCAGCTAAAGAAATGTGAGCATCAGAAAACCTGTTCATGATGGCTGTAAGCGAGTGCTCGTAGaccccaaaataaaacaaataaaataaaaacaaaataaactgcGGGTGTAGCTTATTGAGAGAATTTAACCCCATGATTTaacataaagagagaaaaaacaaaacaacacaaaagtaCCAAAAAACTACCAGTTTCTCCGATTATAGAGCTTAGATTCTTATTTAACCAGCGATAACGATTAAAGTTATattataaagtgtgtgtgtgtgtgtgtgtgtgtgtgtttgtgtttgtgtgtgtgtgtgtgtgtgtgtgcacctcaGTGAATCACAGCAGGAGGCAGTTTAAAGTTGAACATTTTCAGCATTACACCGGAAACACTCAAATTTTCAGTCTATTTTCCAAAGTTAAAATCTTTATATCCactttgtttaatctgtttaaCGTTACTTGGCTCCACTAACTTGCTCTGATCTCTGCTTTCTTGTTTAGAGCAAAGAAacagtacattttaaacatataatcCACtagaatatatatttaataataataaaaataataataataaactgaccaTAATGACCCTGTTTCTACGGTCCTAAAATGCTAAGCTAACCGGATGCTAACGGAAagcttttatatttaaatacagatGAGAGAAAGTAATCAGAGTGAGTTAAATAGTCTACTGAAAGCTTAATTTAACATCCTGGCTATGTAAGAATTTAACCAAGTTACtttaatatgtataaaaactGAAGCGTAAAAAAACATCACGCTGTGGTTCAACTTCCGTCTCTGCTTTCTTTTCGCTCAGAGCCGAGAAATCGTCATTTTTACGCCTCAGTttttgtacaaataaaaaaaaaaaaccccaaaacaagcAGAAGAGGGCAGAGTTAGAGTTATATGCTTTTAACGTTTCCAGTATTTAAACTTTTATATCGTCTTCagctcaaaatgtaaaaaaaactgacttcaAACTGAACTGTGAAACATTGTTGTTGAATCTTTGCTCATTTCACACATgactgagctgtgtgtgtgtgtgtgtgtgtttgtgtgtgtgtgtgtgtgtgaggaatgTAGGTGTGTCACCCTGCAGTAGCGTGTTGGTTTGACTCCAGTCTCGAGTTCACCGTAATAACAGAAACAAACCCCGAAGGCtccattataattattatagtGGTGAAACATCTTTCAGAAGTcctcaaagaagaagaagaagaagaagaagaagaagattggCAGCAGAGGACAACAACACTTtactatctgtgtgtgtgtgtgtgtgtgtgtgtgtgtgtgtgtgtgtgtgtcctgggtcatacagtatttttctctcttctgcgGATTAGTGAAGCTCTCTTATCGTGCGCTTACATGCCACACTGACAGGAGTTTCCCTTCATgaggagaacaaaaaaaaatcaaagataataaaaaaaaaaaaaaagtgtggcaGAAAGTTTTTTTAGACAGtaacagaaaaatgtttaaaaagtcttTCACGGTTGTTTTAATGAACTCTGGAGATTTTACAGAACATGAACTGAAGCGTCTGACggatttgaagcttttaaaaacaaaaaaatagcaaTTTAGATGATTTAAGATGATTTTTGAAGCACCAGCAAGGAATAAAATCCACTCTACCAGcacatttctttgtcttaattgtttaaaagtaaacacacaaaaaaatatatataattatttgatttttaaactctcaaatcagcctttaaaaaaaagaaaaatcattaaaacatgagCTGTAACGGATCATTTTAACGAGATTTAACGTcgtatttttaaatattcagtcaATGTGAAGTTAATTCTCTCCCATCGTCATGACGCCAACTTTAAAAATCGGACATTTCTGCATTACaagttctttctttttattttttaataaaaaaatatggaataaaaatgtttctttcatttaaaaaaaaaaaaaaagtcatttgtaATGTTGAGGAGTTGCAATCcgaggaagacaaaaaaaaaagaaaagaaagttaaaataaGGGGGATATAATAAATAACTGgactgttaatgttaatgtgtacCATACTGAGACAAACATTGCATTGTTAGTGTTTTAACTGGaaggtgataaaaaaaaaaagacacaaaaaacagaaagatgtgagttctgttgttttttctctcaacatggggataaaaaaataaaataaaataaaagcacaaactATATAAAATCACAGAGTACCGCAGCTGAAATCGTCCGCTCCCGtcgagagagggggggggagggactAAGCAGACCAAACGAAAGCCTCTGATTGGTTGAGACAGAGCACCGATAACGTTATGAATCAGGTAGGAGGAGTCAGTCTGTCCGTCCTCCAGCTGAGCGCTCAGAGGGAAAGTGAAGAGGaggtatgatgatgatgatgatgatgatgatgatgaggaggcaCTGTGAGGCCCTGATTGGGTTTTTCAGGgtggaaggggtggggggggggcgaggtgtgtgtgtgtgttagaggggGGGGGTAGACGGGGGTTTTAAAGGGTCTATGCGTAGATCTCTGTGGTTGGCGCCTTCTTGTAGATCGGCTTCTTTCCCAAATCGTAGCTGCCCTCGTCCTTCTTCTTCATGCGGTAGATGAGGAAGAGCGTGAGCAGGACGGCGAACATCAGGCCGACGGCGCAGCCCGCGATCACAGctggaagagaagacagaaaaaacgTCAGGTCATCCAGTCTCATATCAAGATATTACGATAAATCTAATACGTTATCCAGTCTCATATCGCAATATTACGAtaaatctaagacaatatccAGTCTCATATTGCTATATAACGataaatctaagacgatatcagTCTCTTATCGCGCAATTATGCTAAAtataagacgatatctagtctcatcaAGATATTAAGATAAATCTAAGACTATATCCAGTCTCATATCGCAATATTACGACAAATCTGAGACAATATTCAGTCTCATCGCAATATTACGATAAATCTAAGACGAAATCCAGACTCATATCACGATAAATCTACGATGATATCGAGTCTCATCACAAGATTACGATAAATCGAAGATATCAAGTCTTATATCGCAATATTACAATAAATCTAAAACGACATCCAGTCTCATATTGCGATATTACGATAAATTTGAGACGTTATCCAGGCTCTTATCACGCAAATACGctaaatctaagacgatatcccATCACGTATCgcaatattacaataaatagaatatatCCAGTCTCATATCGCAATATTACGATAAAGCGAAGACGATATTCAATCTCATATCACAAGATTACGATAAATTTATGATATCCAGTCTCATATCGCAATAATACGATAAATTTAATCTGTCTCATAACAGGATAtagatataatattgatatttcGCAGAGtgctaatttaatttaactttaatctAAGACCTAAAAAGTTTAGAATTATTGGAAATAACGTCTAATAATGACCGTTAATTAACTTTCAAAATAGTTAAATGGTTTTATCGTCTCGTGAATATTCTGCCAGCAAGACGTCTACGATGTGACGCttagctttaaaaataaaacgtGACTCAGATTTGActttttaatcttaattttaaCCCTTCGCTGGGACTCGTACTGACCTGCCAGAACCTCCGTCTTGTTGAAGATGCTTCCTTCTCCGGCGTGAGACATGAGCACGTTGGGCGGGTTCTCCTGCTCCGGCTCGTTACGCAGCAGCGGGATCTCGTTACTGTTCTTAACGACGTCCAGCTCGTTGACGGTGGGCCGCGCCGGACGCTCCATCTCGGGGATCTTGTTGGAGTTGGAGTCGGgctgaggatgaagaggatgagggaggaagatgaggaagactGTCCTGCTAGTTTTTACGATATTAACAATCTGCATGTTTCAGTTAGCGGTTTCTCACCTTCACCGACGGCCGGATGTCTCGTTCAGGCGTCTCAGTCGCTGCTGCGGAGAGAAGAAGATTCATTTAATTACATCTGAATTATAATCagagtttaaataaagttgaaatgtttaaccctccctgttaagggaggaaagaaggaaggaaatgagggaggaaagaagaaggaaggaaggagggagggaggaaggaagggaggaaaaaggaaggaaagaagaacgaaggaaaggaggaaggaaggaaggagggagggaggaagtaagggagaaaggaaaagaggaaggaaggaaggagggagggagggagggaggaaggaagggaggaaaggaaagaaggaaaggatggaaggaaggaaggacagaggaaagaagggagaaagggagaaaggaaaagaggaatggaggaagaaaggaaagaaggacagaggaaagaaggaaggaaggaaggaaagaaggaaagaaggaacagtcaaacagacagggtcaatttgacccgggaggacgacaggaaggttaaaaagtCTTCGTACTGACCTCCGTCCCCAGATCCAGAGAACCCGTCGTACTCCTCGTCGTCCTCGTCATCATCGTACGAGTCGTAGTAATCGTCATCCTCCTCGTCGTCGTCTTCGCCGTCGTTGTCCGTGAAGCCGAAGTCGGAGCCGTTCGGAGAGTCTCCCGAAGACTCGACGTCGCGCGTCGACAAGGCGGCTGTCTGTGTGGTCTTCATGGGCATCCACGTCTCCGTCTCCCTCACCTGCTGGGACACCAGAGACAGAGCGGCGGGTCAGAGGCAgagaaccatagactgtatataagaaatggacgtaacatccgtgacgtcacccattggtttgtggactgctgctcggaggccaatagtatcggatctgagcagcgccatcttgaaaatttcaggtgcatgctgggaaaaataaaaacatggattctacttatatgggcatcaggaggagcatgaggcgccctcctgaacctgtgaaccaatcaacctgtcaatcacgacgtagccacgccctaatgcataccctgcttta
This window of the Scomber scombrus unplaced genomic scaffold, fScoSco1.1 SCAFFOLD_528, whole genome shotgun sequence genome carries:
- the sdc4 gene encoding syndecan-4 (The sequence of the model RefSeq protein was modified relative to this genomic sequence to represent the inferred CDS: added 57 bases not found in genome assembly), with the translated sequence MLHLCCLVLLLSASVFSESVRETETWMPMKTTQTAALSTRDVESSGDSPNGSDFGFTDNDGEDDDEEDDDYYDSYDDDEDDEEYDGFSGSGDGAATETPERDIRPSVKPDSNSNKIPEMERPARPTVNELDVVKNSNEIPLLRNEPEQENPPNVLMSHAGEGSIFNKTEVLAAVIAGCAVGLMFAVLLTLFLIYRMKKKDEGSYDLGKKPIYKKAPTTEIYA